Within Deltaproteobacteria bacterium, the genomic segment CACAAGCCATATACCCGCGTGCGTCAGGAGCAGGTTGACCGTCCTCGGCCCCTAGGCTCGTTCGGGGGTCGGGCAGCGACGGCGGCGCTGCCTTGACGGTGTGCGGGTTCTGTGCGGGAACCCGAGTCGACTCGGGTCTATTCGGTATCAGTCGCCGCGGCGCGAAGCCGCGTCCTTCTGCATTCCTGTTGACCCGAGTGCAGCCCCGTCCGCCCCGGGCAGCGACTCATAATCCCTAGGTCCGCGGTTCGACTCCGCGCGCCGCCATCCGCAAGGTCAGACACCCACGCCCTCGAACAGAACGGGGAGTGTAGGGCGGCGAGAGACCGTAGCCGCTTGCGTGCTCGTCGCCGGCTGGTGTACGCCACCGCCATGCGCCTGCCGCGCGCGGTGATCCTCGCCGTCGGTATCGCGATCGCGACTCCCGCGGGCGCGCAGCTCGCGCAGCCGGTGGAGGGCGTCTGGCACCTCACCGGGCACGTCGTCGCCACCGGGTGCGGCGGCCGCTGCGTCACCCGGCGTGAGACCGTCGACCAGGAGGTGGTGATCGCGAACGGCCAGCTGAGCGGCGCGGAGGGGCTCGTGCCCGCGTGCGAGGGCGGGCTCTCCGAGCAGGAGTTCGATGGGCTCTTTACGGTTGTCCCCGGGCGGCGGGGCTGGTTCAATATCCGCGTCGCCGACCGGGCGCGGTTCCGCGACCTGGTGCGGCGCTGCATCGGCTATCCCTCGTTGCGCCTGGGACGGTTCGGGGGGCGTCTCCGTGTGGCGGTCGACGGCAGGAGCTTCGACGAGGTCGTTCACGTCGCCGGGAGCGTCTCGGTCCTCGGCCGTACCGCGACCTTCTCGGCGCGCGGACGCGTCCATGGCGACCGGGTCCGCGACGCCGCTGCGCCCTTCGCGCCGTTCACGACCGCCGCCGTCGCGCGGGCGCTCGATGCCGCGCTCGCCGCGGAGTGATCCGGCGCGCAGATCGGCTCACGCGCAGTGCGTCGCCACCAGCGCGAGCAGCCGGTCGAAGTCGATGGGCTTGCCCACGTAGCCCGCGGCACCGAGGTCGGCCGCCCTTCTGGCCACCATGGTGTCCGCGGAGACCACGATCACCGGGATCGACGCCAGCTTCGGATCGCGAAGCTGCTCGTCGCGAAAGGCCCAGCCGTTCATCACGGGCATGTAGAGATCGAGCAGGATGACACAGGGAGCCGAGGACGCTCGCAGCTGACCAAGCGCCTCCTGCCCATCCGCGGCCCTGGCGACGCTGTAGCCCTCGGTCTCCAGGACCGTGGCCAGCGCATCACGTACGTCCTGATCATCCTCCACGACCAGGATGCTATTGCTCGCCTGCGCTATCGCCCCCTCCGAAGCGTCGCAACCTCAAGACGCCCGAGCCAGCATGAGTTCTGCCGGTGCGCTGAGAAGGAGGACAACCATGATAGGCCCACAGCGGGCGAGCCAAACGGCACTCACTCCACCACCCCCCCAAGGAGGGCGAAGGATGCCGCAGCGAAGGGGGCCGGTCAAGGCGCGGTGGGACGGTGCCACCCGCGTCGAATGACCGGGCGAGCGCCATGGGTCGCGAGCCGGCAGCGCCCATGCGATCCGCGCATTTCTCACGCGACCGGTCGCATGATAGGCTCCCGCCCGGGGAGGATTTATGGGGTGGTTGGTGCGGTTCGCGTTCGGAATGTCCGCGACCGGCGGTGTTGCCCTCGCAGGAACGCCTCTCGGCTACGGATCGTCTCCGGTACACGTCGAGGGGCTGAAGATCGCAGCCCCGCACTTCCAGCGCTCGGAGGCCGGGGTGGCCTGGTCGCTCGGGGGAGGCCTGTCTCTCCAGCTACACTACGAGCGAGGCGCGTACGCGCCGATGATGCGTCAGGATCACGACGACGGCATCCTGACCAGGGTGAAGCTGAGCTTCTGACCGCTACCGCTCGCTCAGCCCGGTGGTCGTCGGCGTGCTCTCCGTGAACCCCGCGACCGACACGGTGGTCATGTACCGGCCGTCGGAACGCTCGGACAACGGCTCCTCTGGCCGGTAGGTGAACTGCACCTGACCCCCGGCGGGGATGTCCTGGGGAAGGGTATAGAAGATCGCCCTTCCTGGGCCGCCCTCGCCCGGGTGCACCTCGTTGTCCCACAGCCACTGGTACGAGATCAGCAGCTGGACGTCGCGGATCGGGCGGTCGGACGTGTTGACGACGAGCCCCGAGACCTCGTCGTCGTGCGTGCGCACGTCCCGCACTGTCACCCGCTCCGCGACGTGGCTCGGCGGAACGACGCGTTCCCCGGTGACCGTCACGGGATTCGCCGCGCG encodes:
- a CDS encoding response regulator: MAQASNSILVVEDDQDVRDALATVLETEGYSVARAADGQEALGQLRASSAPCVILLDLYMPVMNGWAFRDEQLRDPKLASIPVIVVSADTMVARRAADLGAAGYVGKPIDFDRLLALVATHCA